The following coding sequences are from one Paenibacillus tundrae window:
- a CDS encoding IS3 family transposase, producing the protein MENHRSLFSLEKMCTLLHVSRSGYYKWRMDRTSKQQHRRTEIMKRIRFHFYDHQKRCGSPKITYALHLEGYRISSRTVSIYMRQMNLRSVHTPRYRVQTTDSNHHHPIAPNTLNQQFQTSKPNTVWVTDITYIPCRGGRLYLASVLDLCTREIVGWRLYNHMETSLVLGALNDAYRAKRPAPGLLHHSDRGSQYTSKEYVEQLKSYGMELSMSRRGNCYDNACIESWHSILKKELIHCNPRFKNPEEAYNTIYQYIEFYYNRKRMHGALGYLSPARFAKKFTDKSVA; encoded by the coding sequence CTGGAAAACCATCGCTCCCTGTTTTCTTTGGAGAAGATGTGCACTCTGTTACACGTGTCACGGAGCGGATATTACAAGTGGCGGATGGATCGAACAAGTAAACAGCAGCACCGGAGAACTGAGATCATGAAGCGTATTCGATTTCATTTCTACGACCACCAGAAGCGGTGTGGAAGTCCGAAAATTACGTATGCGCTCCATCTGGAAGGATACAGAATCTCTTCCCGTACCGTCAGTATATACATGCGTCAAATGAATCTTCGTTCCGTGCACACTCCTCGGTATCGTGTCCAAACGACGGATTCTAACCATCATCATCCCATTGCACCAAATACGCTGAACCAGCAATTTCAAACGTCCAAACCGAACACCGTATGGGTCACCGATATCACCTACATTCCCTGCCGAGGAGGCCGGTTATATCTCGCCAGTGTTCTGGATTTATGTACGCGTGAAATTGTAGGCTGGCGTCTGTACAACCATATGGAAACGAGTCTGGTGCTAGGTGCATTGAATGATGCTTACCGGGCCAAACGCCCCGCTCCAGGACTGCTACATCACTCGGATCGTGGCTCGCAGTACACGTCAAAAGAATACGTGGAGCAACTGAAATCGTATGGTATGGAGCTCAGTATGAGCCGCCGAGGAAACTGTTACGATAACGCATGTATCGAGTCTTGGCACAGTATTTTGAAGAAAGAACTCATTCACTGTAACCCTCGTTTTAAGAATCCAGAAGAGGCTTATAACACCATTTACCAGTACATTGAGTTCTATTACAACCGCAAGCGAATGCATGGTGCGCTAGGTTATCTTTCCCCTGCTCGTTTTGCGAAGAAATTTACGGACAAATCCGTCGCGTAA
- a CDS encoding transposase: MGEQRQRYNEEFKKQTVKFIQEQTKTLGDLAEELNIPKSTLHQWMGKYRELKHEPVASVDRVKELEAELKEMRRLLQEKEHTLADTQEELAIVKKAVHIFSKPKS; encoded by the coding sequence ATGGGAGAACAGCGGCAACGATACAATGAAGAATTTAAGAAACAAACGGTAAAATTTATCCAAGAACAGACCAAGACACTCGGAGACTTGGCAGAAGAACTCAACATTCCAAAAAGTACATTACACCAGTGGATGGGCAAGTATCGCGAACTTAAACATGAGCCCGTAGCTAGCGTAGATCGAGTGAAAGAACTGGAAGCAGAGCTTAAAGAAATGCGCCGGTTACTTCAAGAGAAAGAGCATACGCTTGCGGACACGCAAGAGGAACTGGCTATTGTAAAAAAAGCAGTGCACATCTTCAGCAAACCAAAGAGCTAA
- a CDS encoding SulP family inorganic anion transporter: MNTLKQQWFGNIRGDVLAGITVALALIPEAIAFSIIAGVDPMVGLYASITIAIVISIAGGRPGMISAATGAMAVLMVGLVKDYGVEYLFAATILTGIIQFILGIFKVGRFITFVPHSVLTGFVNALAILIFMAQLTHFTGANWIMYAMVAGTLAIVYILPRFFKGVPAPLIAIIVMTIITVVFHLDVKTVGNMGNLTSTLPMFHLPNIAWTWDTLMILLPYSFTMALVGLLESLLTATIVDEMTETKSSKNREVRGQGIANFVNGLFGGMGGCAMIGQSVINVKSGGRGRLSTFTAGAFLAILLLLLSDVVKEVPMGALVGVMFMVCIGTFDWSSVKNIARVPRAEAIVMVITVAIVVYTHDLSIGVMVGVVLSVLHFGWKQTKIRVQTSQEQGQKIYRVVGPFFFGSSSHFVDKFNAEADPDEITIDFGGSHIWDNTAVVAIGKVKFKYAKLGKTVHLRGLNEESSRLLERSGFATSGGHGS, translated from the coding sequence ATGAATACGTTAAAACAACAATGGTTTGGCAACATTCGCGGAGATGTGCTCGCAGGTATTACGGTTGCGCTCGCACTTATTCCTGAAGCGATTGCCTTCTCCATCATTGCAGGTGTCGATCCGATGGTTGGATTGTACGCTTCCATTACGATTGCTATCGTGATTTCGATTGCAGGAGGCAGACCGGGTATGATCTCGGCCGCAACGGGGGCTATGGCAGTACTCATGGTTGGACTCGTCAAAGATTATGGCGTGGAATATTTATTCGCGGCAACCATACTGACAGGGATTATTCAATTTATTTTAGGTATCTTTAAAGTTGGTCGATTTATAACCTTTGTGCCGCACTCAGTATTGACCGGATTTGTGAATGCACTGGCGATTCTCATTTTCATGGCACAGCTCACGCATTTTACAGGCGCGAACTGGATTATGTATGCGATGGTTGCGGGCACGTTGGCGATTGTTTATATTTTGCCAAGATTCTTCAAAGGGGTGCCGGCTCCGCTCATCGCGATCATTGTCATGACGATTATTACCGTGGTCTTTCACTTAGATGTGAAAACGGTAGGTAATATGGGCAATTTGACTAGTACACTTCCAATGTTCCATTTGCCTAATATCGCTTGGACGTGGGACACGCTGATGATTCTGTTACCTTATTCCTTCACTATGGCGCTGGTAGGTTTGCTAGAATCCCTATTGACCGCAACGATTGTGGATGAGATGACGGAGACGAAGAGTAGCAAAAACCGAGAAGTACGTGGGCAGGGGATCGCTAACTTTGTTAACGGCTTGTTCGGTGGTATGGGTGGTTGTGCCATGATCGGGCAATCGGTCATTAATGTGAAGTCGGGTGGACGTGGGCGCTTATCGACCTTCACTGCAGGAGCATTTCTGGCGATTCTGTTGCTGCTTCTCAGTGATGTGGTCAAGGAGGTGCCAATGGGGGCGCTCGTAGGGGTCATGTTTATGGTGTGCATCGGAACCTTTGACTGGAGTTCGGTTAAAAATATTGCTCGTGTACCTCGGGCAGAAGCCATTGTCATGGTAATTACCGTAGCAATTGTAGTCTATACACACGATCTGTCGATCGGGGTTATGGTTGGGGTTGTACTCAGTGTGCTACACTTCGGCTGGAAACAGACCAAAATCCGTGTACAGACAAGCCAAGAGCAAGGCCAGAAGATTTACCGCGTGGTTGGACCATTTTTCTTCGGTTCATCCTCTCATTTTGTTGATAAGTTCAACGCTGAGGCTGATCCGGACGAAATTACGATTGATTTTGGCGGATCACATATCTGGGATAACACGGCGGTTGTTGCGATTGGCAAGGTGAAGTTCAAATACGCGAAGCTTGGCAAAACCGTTCATCTGCGTGGACTGAATGAGGAAAGCTCACGTTTGTTAGAGCGGAGCGGATTCGCCACATCTGGTGGGCATGGTTCATAA
- a CDS encoding pilus assembly protein has product MKKRVTITLVLTIALTTIITFIVGVTSDRSHSGNSQDSILPTETTYSVIHTSADGGDETDPSSKDADWEHKAIGGTSVPNAFNIDAGRGHLKLIMKNNSIHPVKVTLTHQGKTDKIYFEKIIAAHDTLIWTNFEEGYPQGMRGGNYVLQWIGGEHAVNGEVSGKLASSIHDFSLR; this is encoded by the coding sequence ATGAAGAAAAGGGTAACGATCACCTTAGTGTTGACCATCGCACTGACAACAATTATCACATTTATTGTAGGTGTCACCTCAGATAGGTCACATTCCGGCAACTCACAAGACAGCATACTTCCAACGGAAACAACCTACTCGGTGATCCATACGTCCGCAGATGGAGGAGATGAGACTGACCCTTCTAGTAAGGATGCAGATTGGGAACATAAAGCGATTGGCGGTACTTCGGTTCCTAACGCATTTAACATAGATGCTGGTCGTGGACATCTTAAACTCATCATGAAAAATAATAGTATCCATCCAGTCAAAGTCACCCTGACACATCAGGGGAAGACGGATAAAATCTATTTCGAGAAAATAATCGCTGCACACGATACTCTCATCTGGACTAATTTTGAAGAGGGGTATCCACAAGGCATGCGTGGCGGAAATTACGTCCTGCAATGGATCGGCGGTGAACACGCCGTGAATGGCGAGGTTTCGGGTAAGCTCGCATCCAGCATTCATGATTTCTCATTGCGTTAA
- a CDS encoding ABC1 kinase family protein gives MAVRIKHVGRYREIAMALVRHGFGYMVEELGLFQILALPRRWMSREAHTTKTLSERIRLVLQELGPAFVKLGQLASTRADLLPESVIRELVKLQDQVPPFSSETARGILEQELDIPLEEIFSRFEDTPVAAASIGQVHLGKLQSGEAVAIKIQRPGISRIVQRDLDILRELTAMAEKRWDWVKQYQIPQMVEEYAQALMAELDYTIEARNTEKIAQQYQPDEKVKIPTIYWDQTSSRVLTMEYIEGIKLNDREQLVKKGHDLNDIAQRLVDSLLNQIFIHGFFHADPHPGNLMVLKDGRLAFIDFGMVGTLSDEMKQQLATLIIGLMRKDTDSMVRSIEKLGMMPDDMDLRGLHVDLDKLRTKYYDIPFSKISVGEALNDLFGVAQRHRVVMPADILLLGKSLLTMEGVIEHLDPNLSIVDMAEPFGRKLIKERFSPGRIKNKLFRSAADMAESVIGLPGQLRQLSSIISKGKLRLEVSVPELETLLRRLDQISNRLSFSIVLLAFCIIMVGLIIGSSISHQATMLWDIPVIEIGFLVAILMVAFLLYSIFKSGRF, from the coding sequence ATGGCTGTACGAATTAAACATGTCGGCAGATACCGGGAAATTGCCATGGCGCTGGTGCGTCATGGCTTCGGTTATATGGTCGAGGAATTGGGATTGTTCCAAATTCTCGCCTTACCCCGCCGATGGATGTCGCGTGAAGCCCACACGACCAAAACACTGAGTGAGCGTATACGGCTAGTGCTGCAGGAGCTGGGGCCGGCTTTCGTTAAGCTGGGGCAATTGGCGAGCACACGGGCAGATTTATTGCCTGAGTCGGTCATTCGTGAACTGGTGAAACTGCAGGATCAGGTTCCGCCATTTTCTTCGGAGACGGCCAGGGGTATTTTGGAACAGGAATTGGATATACCGCTGGAAGAGATCTTCTCCCGGTTCGAGGATACCCCTGTAGCTGCGGCCAGTATTGGTCAGGTGCATTTGGGTAAACTTCAGAGCGGTGAGGCGGTTGCAATCAAAATTCAGCGACCTGGCATCTCTCGAATTGTGCAGCGAGATTTGGATATTTTACGCGAATTGACCGCGATGGCAGAGAAACGCTGGGATTGGGTCAAGCAGTATCAGATTCCGCAAATGGTTGAGGAGTATGCACAGGCTCTTATGGCCGAGCTAGATTATACCATCGAGGCGAGAAATACCGAGAAGATTGCACAGCAATATCAACCGGACGAGAAGGTGAAGATTCCGACGATTTACTGGGATCAGACGTCCTCCCGTGTGCTGACGATGGAGTATATCGAAGGAATCAAGCTGAATGACCGTGAACAATTAGTTAAAAAAGGACATGACCTGAACGATATTGCACAGCGGCTGGTAGATTCGTTATTGAATCAAATTTTCATTCACGGCTTCTTCCATGCCGACCCACATCCAGGTAACCTGATGGTGCTCAAGGATGGTAGATTAGCCTTTATTGACTTTGGTATGGTAGGAACGCTGAGTGACGAGATGAAGCAACAGCTAGCTACACTTATTATTGGACTAATGCGCAAAGATACGGACAGTATGGTTCGTTCCATTGAGAAGCTGGGCATGATGCCTGATGATATGGATCTGCGGGGGCTACATGTCGATCTGGACAAGCTCAGAACAAAATATTACGATATTCCATTCTCTAAGATCAGTGTAGGCGAGGCACTCAATGACCTGTTTGGTGTGGCTCAGCGGCACCGTGTGGTGATGCCTGCGGATATACTGCTGTTAGGGAAGTCGCTACTGACGATGGAAGGTGTGATCGAGCATCTCGATCCTAACCTTAGTATTGTCGATATGGCTGAGCCCTTTGGACGTAAATTGATTAAGGAACGATTCAGCCCAGGCAGGATCAAAAATAAACTGTTCCGCAGTGCGGCCGATATGGCAGAGAGTGTAATTGGATTGCCAGGCCAGCTACGACAGTTATCTTCTATTATCAGCAAAGGAAAGCTGCGATTGGAAGTCAGTGTGCCTGAACTGGAGACGCTGCTGCGAAGGTTGGATCAGATCAGTAACCGTCTATCATTCAGTATCGTACTCCTTGCCTTCTGTATCATTATGGTTGGACTTATTATCGGTTCATCGATCAGTCATCAAGCAACGATGCTATGGGACATTCCCGTGATTGAGATTGGATTTCTCGTGGCTATTCTGATGGTGGCGTTTCTGCTCTATTCGATATTTAAATCAGGGCGGTTCTAG
- a CDS encoding phasin family protein: MSDLFKKAISLGLGLTVVSKEKIEKTVDDLVKRGELAPGESKALVERLMERGDEEQGQLKRVIHEQVKRVLQEVGVPSKDEVTSLEQRVALLEKKLAELNQTPQLQTDSSPAPLEVPPLKGNEIE, from the coding sequence ATGAGCGATTTGTTCAAAAAGGCGATTTCATTAGGGCTAGGTCTTACCGTCGTAAGCAAGGAAAAGATTGAAAAAACAGTGGATGATCTAGTAAAACGCGGTGAACTCGCGCCGGGTGAATCCAAAGCTCTGGTTGAGCGTCTGATGGAACGAGGCGACGAGGAGCAAGGCCAGTTGAAGAGAGTGATTCACGAACAGGTTAAACGTGTGCTGCAGGAAGTGGGCGTACCTTCAAAAGATGAAGTAACAAGTCTAGAGCAACGTGTAGCGCTCCTTGAGAAGAAACTTGCAGAACTGAACCAGACACCACAGCTTCAAACGGATAGCTCCCCTGCTCCACTTGAAGTCCCTCCTCTCAAAGGAAACGAGATCGAGTAG
- a CDS encoding ThuA domain-containing protein produces the protein MDHRKKALLLGDYTHPDWHPLQGVDAEISRIFHDIMTVQCSENRNMLLQENITGFDVCISYMDDWKGKVSPQQTAGLLSYVSNGGGLVILHNGISLQNRYELKQMIGAKFLQHPPYAPLEFTVTAESHPVTEGITGFALEEEPYQFEFGSFSETKVLLEYQSEEGPKPAAWAHRYGLGRIVYLMPGHHVPTFAHETYRKLIFQAGKWAARYV, from the coding sequence ATGGATCATCGTAAAAAGGCATTATTGCTCGGCGATTACACACATCCCGATTGGCACCCGCTTCAGGGTGTGGATGCTGAGATCAGCCGGATTTTTCATGATATTATGACTGTGCAATGCAGTGAGAACCGCAATATGTTACTACAAGAAAATATCACAGGGTTTGATGTGTGTATTTCATATATGGACGATTGGAAGGGAAAAGTCTCTCCGCAGCAGACAGCAGGATTACTGTCCTATGTAAGCAATGGCGGAGGTTTGGTTATTTTGCATAACGGAATCTCGCTCCAAAACAGATACGAACTCAAGCAGATGATTGGTGCCAAATTTTTGCAGCATCCACCGTATGCTCCGCTGGAATTCACGGTCACTGCGGAATCACATCCTGTGACAGAAGGCATTACCGGATTTGCGCTGGAAGAAGAGCCTTATCAGTTTGAGTTTGGTTCTTTCTCCGAAACAAAAGTATTGCTTGAGTATCAATCGGAAGAAGGGCCGAAACCAGCGGCTTGGGCGCATAGATATGGTTTGGGACGGATTGTGTACTTGATGCCAGGACATCATGTGCCAACGTTTGCCCATGAGACGTATCGGAAGTTGATCTTCCAAGCAGGCAAATGGGCTGCACGTTACGTGTAA
- a CDS encoding cobyrinate a,c-diamide synthase produces the protein MTSDKQHATHVRPRLIIAGTGSGAGKTTVTLGLMKALAERGLRVQGFKCGPDYIDPTYHTAVTGRASRNLDAWMTSPEYVRHTFVHAADGQDISIIEGVMGLYDGKDPLSNTGSTAEIAMVTQTPVILVVDVRSMARSAAAIVLGFQQLEPELNIAGVIVNRCGSAGHYQIVKKAIEQMCDIPVVGWLKREDDMSIPERHLGLVPAIERGELDPLFQRVADVLSEGTDLDLLLKIAGAAPPLESNDNISELEQLQVPEQQQQNQQNKEVEQEHQDHRGHQEHQEHQEHQEHREHQDDQAHQARPVIAIARDAAFNFYYPDNLELLEEAGAKLTYFSPIAGEGIPADADSIYLGGGFPEEFAEAIATNKLFLEGLRQAARQHMPVFAECGGYMVLAETLTDRQGVTFNMAGIVPAHVQMQTKRAALGYREASAVQDSFLLEKGDTLRGHEFHYSTMTYHDSDTIPYAYETKGMRGLKPEGYNSGHILAGYTHVHLGSNPAVANRWVEHGRMYRQSKQKDVE, from the coding sequence ATGACAAGTGATAAACAACATGCTACACATGTCAGACCTCGGCTAATTATTGCGGGGACAGGAAGTGGTGCAGGCAAAACAACGGTAACGCTAGGTTTAATGAAAGCTCTCGCTGAGCGGGGACTACGTGTACAGGGCTTCAAGTGCGGCCCAGACTACATCGATCCCACCTATCATACGGCGGTGACCGGCAGGGCATCTCGCAATCTGGATGCATGGATGACCTCACCGGAGTATGTACGTCATACATTTGTGCACGCAGCGGATGGGCAGGATATTTCGATCATTGAAGGAGTCATGGGATTGTACGATGGCAAAGACCCCCTCAGCAATACCGGCTCGACTGCCGAGATTGCGATGGTCACACAGACACCAGTGATCCTGGTTGTGGATGTTCGGAGTATGGCACGCAGTGCGGCAGCGATTGTGCTTGGGTTTCAACAGTTGGAGCCTGAGCTGAATATTGCAGGAGTCATTGTTAACCGCTGTGGGAGTGCAGGACACTACCAGATTGTGAAGAAGGCGATTGAGCAAATGTGCGACATCCCTGTGGTAGGCTGGCTGAAACGAGAGGATGACATGTCGATTCCGGAGCGTCATCTTGGTCTGGTTCCTGCAATCGAGCGGGGTGAACTTGACCCGTTATTCCAACGAGTGGCCGATGTATTGAGTGAGGGTACGGATCTGGACTTACTTCTGAAGATAGCTGGCGCAGCACCTCCGCTAGAATCCAACGATAACATATCTGAACTTGAACAGCTGCAGGTTCCTGAACAACAGCAACAAAATCAACAAAATAAAGAGGTTGAACAGGAGCATCAAGATCATCGAGGACACCAAGAACACCAAGAACACCAAGAACACCAAGAACATAGGGAGCACCAAGACGATCAAGCTCATCAAGCGCGTCCTGTCATCGCAATTGCACGGGATGCGGCGTTTAACTTTTATTATCCGGATAACCTGGAGTTGCTTGAGGAAGCTGGCGCGAAGCTTACTTATTTCAGTCCAATCGCGGGTGAAGGTATTCCAGCGGATGCAGATAGCATCTATCTGGGCGGTGGTTTTCCAGAGGAATTTGCTGAAGCTATTGCCACGAATAAGCTGTTTCTAGAAGGGCTGCGTCAGGCTGCGCGTCAGCATATGCCTGTGTTTGCCGAGTGCGGAGGTTATATGGTGCTTGCCGAAACGTTAACGGATCGCCAAGGGGTAACGTTTAACATGGCGGGTATTGTTCCTGCACATGTGCAGATGCAAACTAAGCGCGCAGCCCTTGGATATCGTGAGGCAAGTGCTGTTCAGGATTCATTTTTGCTGGAAAAGGGAGATACACTGCGAGGTCATGAATTCCATTATTCTACGATGACCTATCACGATTCAGATACGATTCCATATGCCTATGAAACTAAAGGGATGCGAGGGTTGAAGCCAGAGGGATACAATTCAGGTCATATTCTAGCTGGGTACACCCATGTGCATCTTGGTTCTAACCCCGCAGTTGCTAACAGATGGGTAGAGCATGGTCGCATGTATCGACAAAGTAAGCAGAAGGATGTAGAGTGA
- a CDS encoding cobalt-precorrin 5A hydrolase, translated as MSNPYAAVAITKHGVEMVRNMAGQFPGTDVYYMTKFARGDEQQLGYNMFEGSVKLILPDLFKRYNGIILFISLGAVVRMIAPILVDKKVDPAVLVIDDRGEHVISVLSGHLGGANELTRQVAEVLGARPVITTASDVQGTIPVDLFGRELGWIVDSFDKATPVSAAVVNEEPIALIQETGERNWWKYDKPVPDHIRVFGSMAETEEFAFNAALVISDRLLTDDEKQRFMSNGVLYRPKSLVLGMGCNRGTSLEELEQEVLATLAEQSLSVKSVRNVATIDLKKDEEGLLALCQKYGWELVTYAPAELNTVTLPNPSETVFKYTGAYGVSEPAALLSSGADHWLLEKKKSGNLTISIARIPFNP; from the coding sequence GTGAGTAATCCATATGCAGCGGTAGCCATCACCAAGCATGGGGTTGAGATGGTACGCAACATGGCTGGACAATTCCCGGGAACGGATGTTTATTATATGACGAAGTTCGCCCGTGGAGATGAGCAGCAGCTTGGCTACAACATGTTCGAGGGCTCCGTGAAGCTGATTCTACCGGACTTGTTCAAACGCTATAATGGCATTATTTTATTCATATCTCTAGGTGCTGTAGTACGCATGATTGCGCCGATATTAGTGGACAAAAAAGTTGATCCGGCTGTTCTGGTCATTGATGATCGCGGAGAACATGTTATCAGCGTGCTGTCCGGTCATTTAGGCGGTGCCAATGAGCTGACCCGCCAGGTGGCAGAGGTTCTTGGCGCACGCCCGGTGATTACGACGGCTTCGGATGTGCAGGGGACAATCCCGGTGGATCTGTTTGGACGTGAGCTTGGCTGGATCGTAGACAGCTTCGATAAGGCTACGCCCGTGAGTGCAGCGGTTGTGAATGAGGAGCCAATTGCACTGATTCAGGAGACGGGAGAGCGGAATTGGTGGAAATACGATAAGCCAGTCCCTGATCATATTCGCGTTTTTGGTAGCATGGCAGAGACAGAGGAGTTTGCCTTCAATGCGGCACTCGTGATTAGTGATCGATTGCTTACCGATGATGAAAAACAGCGATTCATGAGCAATGGTGTGTTGTATCGTCCCAAAAGTCTAGTGTTAGGCATGGGCTGCAACCGGGGAACATCCTTGGAGGAATTGGAGCAGGAGGTTCTTGCGACGCTTGCAGAACAGTCTCTTTCCGTGAAGAGTGTGCGTAACGTAGCCACCATCGATTTGAAAAAGGATGAGGAAGGCTTGCTCGCGCTTTGCCAAAAGTATGGCTGGGAGCTGGTTACCTATGCCCCTGCTGAACTGAACACGGTTACCCTACCGAATCCGTCTGAGACGGTATTCAAATATACGGGTGCTTATGGCGTCAGTGAGCCAGCGGCACTGCTCTCCTCTGGGGCAGACCATTGGTTGCTGGAGAAGAAGAAAAGCGGGAATCTGACGATTTCTATCGCACGCATCCCATTTAACCCTTGA
- the cobM gene encoding precorrin-4 C(11)-methyltransferase — translation MKTLEPKVYIVGAGPGDPELITVKGSNILRSADLVLYTDSLVNDELIATAKPEAEVLQSSGMDLERQVELMTEATRNGRSVARVHTGDPAMYGAILEQMVLLKQQGVDYEIIPGVSSVFASAAALGAELTVPELTQTVILTRAEGRTPVPEREKLRDLASHHCTVALFLSATLAKKVVVEFLAAGWSEDTPVAVVQRATWPDQKIVRTTLANLAADLRAAGITMHAMILAGWALDPDLVNRDAHRSKLYDKSFTHGYRKGVKSGE, via the coding sequence ATGAAAACATTGGAACCGAAAGTATATATCGTAGGTGCAGGCCCAGGAGACCCGGAGCTGATTACTGTCAAAGGCTCGAATATTTTGCGAAGTGCCGATCTGGTGCTCTATACCGATTCACTCGTGAATGATGAGCTTATTGCTACGGCGAAGCCGGAAGCGGAAGTGTTGCAAAGCTCAGGCATGGATCTAGAGCGTCAAGTTGAGCTAATGACGGAGGCAACGCGCAATGGGCGTAGCGTAGCTCGCGTACATACAGGAGACCCAGCAATGTACGGGGCAATTTTAGAGCAGATGGTGTTGCTCAAGCAGCAAGGTGTGGACTATGAGATTATTCCTGGCGTTAGCTCGGTCTTTGCTTCAGCAGCGGCATTAGGGGCAGAACTGACTGTGCCTGAGCTGACTCAGACTGTTATTCTGACCCGTGCAGAAGGACGTACGCCTGTACCGGAACGGGAGAAGCTGCGTGACCTCGCATCACATCACTGTACCGTTGCGCTGTTCCTGAGTGCAACACTTGCGAAGAAAGTCGTCGTTGAATTTCTCGCCGCAGGCTGGAGTGAGGATACACCGGTTGCGGTGGTGCAACGTGCTACGTGGCCAGATCAGAAAATTGTGCGTACAACGCTGGCTAATCTTGCCGCTGACCTGCGCGCCGCTGGCATTACAATGCATGCGATGATTCTTGCTGGCTGGGCGCTTGACCCAGACCTTGTGAATCGGGATGCGCACCGCTCCAAGCTGTATGACAAATCCTTCACCCATGGGTACCGCAAAGGAGTGAAGTCCGGTGAGTAA
- the cobI gene encoding precorrin-2 C(20)-methyltransferase gives MSMGAVGTLYGVGVGPGDPELITVKAYRMIRECPVVAYPKKRKGGKSYAHEIVELYVNPEEKEMLGLIFPMTKDPVVLEREWGKTVEACWGALKEGKDVAFVTEGDPNLYSTFIHLARLMRELHPEVPISSIPGISSVLGAAAALDIHLADGDEQVGIIPATADKEAMRQAIEHHDTIVFIKVAKVLDLMLELLEEMGLGGKASVVTKVTSPYELIWRDARELKGQELEYLSLMVVSK, from the coding sequence ATGAGCATGGGAGCAGTAGGCACACTATATGGCGTGGGTGTGGGGCCAGGTGACCCGGAGCTGATTACCGTCAAAGCATACCGCATGATCAGGGAATGCCCTGTAGTCGCTTATCCGAAGAAACGCAAGGGTGGTAAATCCTACGCCCATGAGATCGTGGAGTTGTACGTGAATCCAGAAGAGAAGGAAATGCTCGGTCTGATCTTCCCGATGACGAAAGACCCTGTCGTACTAGAACGTGAATGGGGTAAAACCGTTGAGGCATGTTGGGGTGCGTTGAAGGAAGGGAAAGACGTTGCTTTTGTGACCGAAGGAGACCCGAATCTATACAGCACATTTATTCACTTGGCACGTCTGATGCGTGAGTTGCACCCTGAAGTGCCAATCTCTTCTATTCCGGGTATCTCATCTGTACTAGGAGCAGCGGCAGCGCTGGATATCCATCTGGCGGATGGTGACGAGCAGGTGGGCATCATCCCAGCCACAGCAGATAAAGAGGCTATGCGACAAGCGATTGAGCATCACGATACGATTGTATTTATCAAAGTGGCGAAGGTGCTTGACCTCATGCTGGAACTGCTGGAGGAGATGGGTCTCGGCGGCAAAGCCTCGGTCGTTACCAAAGTCACTTCTCCATATGAACTGATCTGGCGTGATGCCCGTGAACTGAAGGGACAGGAGCTGGAATATCTGAGCCTGATGGTGGTGAGCAAATGA